The DNA region CGGGCCCAGCTGTCGAGTTGTTCATGGCCGCCACGGTCGGCGGACACGCGGGTAGTGCCCTGGACCCCGCCGACGATGTCCACGGCGACGGCGGTGTGGATGTACTTGTGGGTGCCGACTCCGACGACGACTTTCCCGATCGGTTCTGCCTGCAGGATGCTGGTCATGGCTGTCGGTTCCCCTCCCGGGAGCGGCGGTCAGCGCGAGACCGTCGGCCGGGCGGGAGGACAGGACTGTGACGAGTGCCTGGGGGCAACAGGCTCCTATTCGGTCACTGCCGCGCGGTCGGCGGACCGCATCGAGCCCGCCGCCGGAGTGACCGACAGATCAACAGCAAGGACACCCGAGGGGTCAGTCGTAACACCAGTCAGGCCGCCCCGGCGACGGTGACCCCATCCTCACAGTCGAAGCAGCTCCCGGTCCGGCCCATACTTTGCCGGTGTCCCAACTTCACAATTCTGGAGCGGAGTTTGGTGGAGGTGTATTCCGATCCGCGGTCGCTGTGGATCACGCAGCCGGGCTCCAGCCGGCCCAGCGCGGCGGTCATGTCCTGGGCGTCGACGACGAGTTCGGCGCGGTGGTGGTCGGCCATCGAGCAGCCGATCACCTCGCGTGTGGCCAGGTTCAGCCACGCGGCGAGGGAGAGACGGCCCTCGGCGGCGGGGATGTAGGTGCTGTCTCCGACGATCTTCGTGCCGGGACGGGCGGCGGTGAAGTCCCGGCGGATCGGGTCCGGCGACGGCGCCGCGGTGGTGTCGGCCTTGGTCGGGCTGCGGCGTACGGTGCGCCGGCCGTTCCCGGCGATGCCGTGCTCCCGCATGACCCGCTCCACCCGCTTGTGGTTGACCGGTTGGCCCTGCCGGCACAGTTCGGCGGTGACACGCGGGACATCGTAGTTCCGCCGGAAGACGATGTGGATCACCGCGATCTCGTGGGCCAGGGCCTCATCGGCCCGTCGCCGCGCCTCCCGGGCCTCGGCTCCGGCCCTTACTGTGGGCCACGCGGGGGCACAGGGCGTATCTGCTGCGAGGATCCGGCAGCTCGCGAACTGAGATTCCGCGTCCCTGCGGTCAAAACCGCAGGGACGCGGGCGTCCACGAGTTTTCTTTCAGATCATCCGACACCACCGATGAAACGTACCTCCGGATACCGGGGTGACGGTCCTTCGAGGATCGGGGCGCGACAGCCGCGCAGGTGAAGGTCGAAGTAGGCGAGCAGGAAGTGCCGCTGGATGTCGATGCCGCGTGTCCCGTCGAGTGGGCCTATGAACGCGGCCAGCTGCTCGTCGGTCGCTCCGAGCCGGGAGGCGGCCTGCGGCATGAATGTCTCATAGTCCGTGTACGAGAAGTGCCGGGTACCGGTCAGCCGGAGATGGCGACGCCATCCTCGCAGCCGGGGCCAGATCTCCGGCCAGCTCGGCTTGTTGTCCGCATCTTCGCTCATCAGGAGGAACGGCTTGCGCAGCCCCTTGGCCACCACAGGACCGAAGAGACTGCCGTCGAGGTTCGCGCCTGCCATGATCGGCACCCCTGCCGCCATCGCCGAGGCCGCGGTCGCACCGCCCAGGGAGTGGCCGAACATGCCGGTCCTGGAAAGGTCGAGGATGTCGCCGAGTCCGTGCGGAAGCGGGCTCTGGCGGCCCCGTACGCGCCGTGACAGCTCCTCCAGTACGAAACGGGTGTCGGCCACCCGCACGTCGACAGCCTTGAGGATCGTTGGGTCGTCGTCCTCCCCCGTGAGAGGCGGCATCGCATACTTCTCGACCCGGCCACCGGGGAACTCGACCTGCCCGGCGTCATATGTGTGGTCGATGGCGGCCACGATGTATCCGTGGCTGACGAGCTCCTCGACCAGCGCCGTGCTGGAGCCGCGGTGCTGCCCGTGTCCGTGGGAGTGGAGGATCACCGGACGTCGGCCCCCGCGCGTGTCCGCTGCCGCGCCGATACGGGCGTGCGTGTCCGGCAGCGTGGCGTACTCGGGGAGGAGATATCCCGTCTGCTGGAAGACCGCGGCGGCCTGTCCGGTCATCCAAGGCGCCCTGGGCAGGCCGGCTGCTGCACGTGCGGGGTACCAGAGCTGAACCATCAGCTCCCGTACCGGCCGTGTGGCGACCCAGGGGTCCCGGCGGCTGCGGTCGCTGAGATGCAGCGCCACGGTGCCGAGGGCATGAGGACTGCTCGGCGGCGGAAGGACGAGCCGTACGGGCGGCCGGAAATCACCCGGCGCTCGGCGGGGCGACGCGGCGACGGCGGGGGTGCCGGGGGCGGCGGTCAGAGCGAGTCCCGCAGCGAGCGCGGTGCCCATGGTGACCATACGTCTCCTGCTGATTCCGGCGGTCCTACTGGTCCTGCGGATGCTGCTCGGTGAGGATGAGGCCGGACGCGGCATGGCGATCTCCTTCGCGGGTCGTACGCGCGGCACCCAGGCACGTGGATACCTACCGAAAGGCTATGAACCGCACTGCCGACGAACTGCTGCGATTCCTCATCGTTTTCACTGACATTTGTCACTCAGCCGATGTCGCACGAAGCAGTCCGGGCGTGCGCGCAGTCGTACGCGAGGAGCGTGACCGGGCCGCAACCAGCGCCTCCAACACCATGGTCCTGCCGTCGGTGGCTCCTGCAGACTCAGGCGCCCACAGTCCCGTCGAAACCCTCACGCAGAAAGCCCGCATGCCCATTGTGGCGGCCGTACTCCAGGAGCACATGCACCATCACCATTCGCTGCTCCTCGTCATCTGCGGAGCCACGGCTGTCTCTCGGGAAACGCACAGATCCCTCCCTACCTGCCTTGATCCCGATGGAATGGGCAGGTCGGTGCACGTGTTGAAAAAGGCATGACGACCGATCAGCGCGCGATCACCAACCCAGCCACCCTCCATGACCCGACACCGTTTGGCTACAGCCACGCTGTCTCGGCGCCCGGCGAAACCGTCTTCATCGGCGGTCAGTACGCCTCCGACACCACCGGTGCTCCTGTGCCCGGTGATTTCGCGGCCCAGGTGAATCTGGCGTTTGACCGGCTGTGCTCCGCGCTGGAGGGGGTCGGCCTCGGGTACGAGCACGTGGTCCGCCTCGGTACCTTCATCGTCGACCACGACCTCGACAAGCTGGAGATCCTCGGCAAGGCGCTGCACGCCCGTTTTGGCGACAGGCTGCCGGCCCAGACACTGAGCGGCGTGGCCTCGCTCGCACTGCCGGGGATGCTGTTCGAGGTTGATGCGGTGGCGATACGGCCGTAGCGGATCATCCGCAAGCAGCATCAGCCCGATCCCGCGATGGTTGGCCCGGCCGCAACGACTCGCGGTAGTGGGAGGCCCCTTCAACGACGAACCTTGCCCCAGACCGGCCCGGGAGATTGACCGCCGAGTCAACTCTGGCCCGGCGCCGACCCCAAGAACCTCCAGTTCCGCTTCATGGTCTCCCAGAAGGGCGCTCGCCCGAGATCCCCCGACGGCGTCAGGCACTCGCGCCATGCGGTGGTGTGCCGGCCCTTGCCGTCGCTCTCGCGCACCGCGCCGGTGGCCAGGCGGTCCTCGCCCAGCAGGCGGTTGCCGAGGGTGGACTTGCCCGCGCCCGAGGGCCCGAGCAGGACGACCGTGCCTGGCAGGACGGCGGCGACGATGTCCATGCTCTCGCCGGTGGCGGCGCTGGTGACCAGCACTCTCCACACCCGGGGCGACCGCGGCCACCTGGAGGCCACCGGTCCGGGGTCGGCGCACCGGTCGGCCTTGGTGAGCACCACCACCGGCGGGGCGCCGCTGTCCCAGGCCAGGGCGGGCATTCGCTCGATCCGCCCGTGCCTGAGCGGTTCGGCGAGGGAGACGGCCCCCGCCACGGTGTCGACGTTCGCGACCAGTACCTGGCCGTGGGAGGCGCGCGACGCGGTGGAGCGGACCACAGCGGTCCGGCGCTCCAGGACCTCCACGACGGTGGCGGAGG from Streptomyces sp. NBC_01591 includes:
- a CDS encoding DDE-type integrase/transposase/recombinase translates to MLAADTPCAPAWPTVRAGAEAREARRRADEALAHEIAVIHIVFRRNYDVPRVTAELCRQGQPVNHKRVERVMREHGIAGNGRRTVRRSPTKADTTAAPSPDPIRRDFTAARPGTKIVGDSTYIPAAEGRLSLAAWLNLATREVIGCSMADHHRAELVVDAQDMTAALGRLEPGCVIHSDRGSEYTSTKLRSRIVKLGHRQSMGRTGSCFDCEDGVTVAGAA
- a CDS encoding alpha/beta hydrolase family protein, giving the protein MVTMGTALAAGLALTAAPGTPAVAASPRRAPGDFRPPVRLVLPPPSSPHALGTVALHLSDRSRRDPWVATRPVRELMVQLWYPARAAAGLPRAPWMTGQAAAVFQQTGYLLPEYATLPDTHARIGAAADTRGGRRPVILHSHGHGQHRGSSTALVEELVSHGYIVAAIDHTYDAGQVEFPGGRVEKYAMPPLTGEDDDPTILKAVDVRVADTRFVLEELSRRVRGRQSPLPHGLGDILDLSRTGMFGHSLGGATAASAMAAGVPIMAGANLDGSLFGPVVAKGLRKPFLLMSEDADNKPSWPEIWPRLRGWRRHLRLTGTRHFSYTDYETFMPQAASRLGATDEQLAAFIGPLDGTRGIDIQRHFLLAYFDLHLRGCRAPILEGPSPRYPEVRFIGGVG
- a CDS encoding mycothiol transferase; this encodes MRFPRDSRGSADDEEQRMVMVHVLLEYGRHNGHAGFLREGFDGTVGA
- a CDS encoding RidA family protein; the protein is MTTDQRAITNPATLHDPTPFGYSHAVSAPGETVFIGGQYASDTTGAPVPGDFAAQVNLAFDRLCSALEGVGLGYEHVVRLGTFIVDHDLDKLEILGKALHARFGDRLPAQTLSGVASLALPGMLFEVDAVAIRP
- the rsgA gene encoding GTPase RsgA, with product MAVRPATVAASATVVEVLERRTAVVRSTASRASHGQVLVANVDTVAGAVSLAEPLRHGRIERMPALAWDSGAPPVVVLTKADRCADPGPVASRWPRSPRVWRVLVTSAATGESMDIVAAVLPGTVVLLGPSGAGKSTLGNRLLGEDRLATGAVRESDGKGRHTTAWRECLTPSGDLGRAPFWETMKRNWRFLGSAPGQS